The DNA segment GATTTTGCTCTAACTGCTTTAGGTATTTGGGCCTGAATGAATTTACCCCATTTCCTTACAGTTCTATCTACATCTGCCTCAATGCCTCCTAGCCAATATGTTAGCTGTCTCTCCTGCAGTCACCACTGGTAATTGTAATCCTGTTCTTTCTATTATTACTCCATCGGGAGAACATTTAATTTGTATGCCCATTTTGCATAGAGCATCCCTTCCCAATATGTTAATTGGTGTTTGATCTGATACTAATATTGGAATCGTGGCTGATTTACCATCAGCCGTTAGACGAACTGGAGCAGTCATTGGAATTAACTGCGTATTTCCCGAGAATCCTATTGTTTTGGCATATTTACCAGACATGGGGAGATGAGAGGCATAATTTGGACTCACACATGTGTAAGTGGCTCCAGTATCTATCATCATGTGTGTGCCTCTGTTCTCTATTTGAACCTGCAGCATAGGTTCTTGGTCAGCCCTTGTAGTTATTATTGGAAACTGACCCTCCCCCGTAGGATTCTCTGGGCATCCCTAGTATGTGTGACTAGGCCCTGACCATGGGTCCAGAGGGCCTGGCTGGTTTGGGTTGCCCCGCCATCCATCATTCGCATCCCCACCATTCTGATTTTCAGTACCAGGTGGTCTCCAGCCCCTTGGGGCATTGTTTGTTGGTGGTGGTCTTCTATTTCTATTTCCTTCAGTCCGATCCTGCCATGGGCGTGTAGGACAGTCTCGTCTGTTGTGTCCCGTTTGATCACATTCCCAACAAGTACCAGGTGGCCCTCGAGGGCTCCTGGGTCCTTTCCCTTGATCAGACCGTAcatttttctgttgttttttcccACCATTACAATTCGGGGGCTGTGTGTACACATTTACTACTGGCAGTGCGGTTGGCATTTGGGCCTGTCCGGGGCCGAGCAGCTGTGGCTCTCCTGGGGAGACAGCAGCCATTGTTCCCATCTCTGACACAGGGGTCGTTACTGCGGCCTGGACTTTCTTCTTCCCTTTGTTGGTTAGCTCGTCCAACTGCAACTGGGTCAGTCTCCTCTGTATGTCTTTTCCTTGTTCCATCTGTCTCTGTTCATCCTTCCTATGTTTCTCCACAGCATGAATCATATAGTCACAGAATTCCTTGTAAGGTTTTGAAGTAAGTCCCACCACATCCTCCAGCCTGCTCTTTACTGGCTGGGGCATGGCTTCTATCACTGAACTCCGGAACATAGTTGTCATTAGGTCGTTCCCCTCAGGATCTTGTTCTGTTTCCATCCTCCATCTTTTCAGCTGTCCATGTAGGTATGTGGCTGGGTTTTTTGTGGCCCCAATAGCTTCACCTCTCAGTGCTTTGGGATCCACTTTAGTTGGATATGATGCTCTTAAAGCACCTTGATGGCTGGTCTGTGTCTGTTGAACAGTAGTCCATCATTTATCACACCCCCTTCTGTGCCATCGATGCCACCGTCCTGCATGATCTCTCCCATAGTACGCATGCTCGTTACCCTGGCCAGTAGTGCCCTTATGTCACCCACCGCCAGCAATTTCCCCACTGTATGTTCTTCACAGGTTCTGATTAATTTACCCGCCCCCTCATGTAGATCTGGCAGACGGACAACCAACCCCTCCAGGTCCTGCGTAGCCCATGGTGTATAGTGTCCCTGAGTGCCTTTTTATCAGGATTGGACACTGTCCTTTGTAGTAACCATGTTCCTTCTCTGACCCCTTTCTACGAGCCCCAATATAGCCTTCTGCAGACCTACTCCTCATGCCCTCATATGCATCGCAGACCAGATCGTTATCCTCTCGCTGTTGCCTTCCCCTACTCTTTCCTAGTTTTAATCCCAGCCCTTTACATTCCTCCTGTAGCTGTGATGCTTGCTCTTCTCTTTCTTTTCTATTTCTTTTGTATCTGTagctctcctcctcatctccttctgACTCACTAAGACTCTGTTTTTCTTGGGGATCTGCTAATATTCCCAAGCTTTTCCTATGGTATTCTTCCTTTCTTTCCTTtgcttttcttttttcttttgtaAATGGCTCTGATGACTCCTTTCCATTTTTTACTGTTTCCATTGCTGCTAAGGTTTCTCTCAGGCCTTCATAGCAATTGAACCCTTCTTCTGTTCTTGAGTTTTTCACAGTCCTTTTCTTGTCTCTGCCTGTTGGGTGAGAGGGTGCACATGTTGCCTCAGGCGTGAcagcctcttcttcttcttccgtTACTTCTATCTCACCTTGTATTTCCATGTGTCCAGTTATCATTGGGAATTGCCCATCGGAATAAGGTGGGGGGTTAGTCACCCACTCTTCTTTCCCCTTCTTTGTTTTGTCATCTTTCTTCAACATTTCTCTTGCCGTCTTCATGCTTtttaacagaccagttccttcttcTTTGAACATTTTTAGTATTTCATTTTCTCTTTCCCGTTTATTTCTTCTTTTCTGTTTCTTGTCATTCGGTTTATAGTTCTTTATCAGCGTCTCCAttcctcacacacagagacatctaATGTTCCCACCGCTGGCTATTTGGTGTTTAACTTTTTTGTGCGTTTTTCCCATTTTATAGAAGTCTTTATTATTTCTTCTTTGCTCAGGGGGTGTCTCGCCCCTAAGATCTCTACTTGTGTTCTATTCATTTTATCCACTTGTTTATTCTGTTATTTCAGCTTTACTTAATGTTTAGGATTTTATCTAATACCTTTTCtttctaatttatttatttatactgcCTACTCTTTCTTATTTCTATTTTCTTTCCTTATTGCTTAATTCCTAATTCACTGTCAGTGAGGCAAGCCTCTCACGCCCTCCTCTCTTGTCCTGGCCTCAGTATCTTTTACacctcttcctgtccttcaggCTATTTTTAAACTGCAGCCTCTGTTGCTACAGAGTGCCTGGTCGCCTGCTGTTTCCTCCTATTTCGTTACAATGCTCGTGATATTTTTAATATGTGTTCTAGACTTCTGTTATGGTGTTTCTCATGTATTTTTGTCACTTTATTCTAGACAGCCTAGATTTATTTTAACCACGTAGTATAATTTTTGTTTATCTGTATATTTTTTCTCCCTACTTCGCATCCGTTATATACTATCTGTGCCCTGTTTAATACCTCTTTTTAACACCTATTGTATTTTTACAATGGACGTTTAACACATTATCACGTCAATATTTTATCCTTATTTATAACTTATTTTGCCCAATGTCTATCGATTTCGTTCCCTTTGTCTAGCGATAGTTAAGAGTGCCTCCCCTTAACCTTATTATCCTGCCTATCACAGAAAAGCTGCGCAGTCCCTCCTCTGGACCTATGACAAGATACACACACAACCTGTTCTTCCTCCTTTTTCCGTATATTCTAGTTTATTCTGATCTACTCATTTCACCACAGAGAATTCTCATTCATGCGTTTATTCTAATTCGTTCAGTTTCTTTATTCACATTTGTTCACACATATCCTTCGTTTTACCTAAAACGACCTATAGTTTTTTCTACTAAACTTAATTCACTTCCTCCACATAAGTTTTTCCCTCCTGACTTAATTCACTTCCTCGACATAAGCCTGTTCTATAGGCTCTGTTCTATAGGATTTTTCACGGTATGACGAGAATACTGCCTAACCGGGTCAGCCTGTCTTCATACCCTATTCACCCACCCAATATTGGCCTCTATTCTGTATTAGAGCAATATCGTGGCGTGACCTACCGATTTACAGACCCCCGTTTAGCTAGACGGAGCGTTTTATCCGCAGGATTTATTTTGCAGTTTAACCCAGCCAAATCGGGTCAGAGTTCTTCCGCTCCCTATTTATTCAACTGTTCAGTCCCCCTCTTCTCAACAGGGGCGGTAGCCGTGAATTATACCATCCAAGCAGACCCCTTTCTAATTTTTCCTTTttaaagacaacctgaggtttgattataaaaaaacatttgaaatttTTCTACGACCATTTCGGATACATTTggggatttgtcgaacggaacacggcttttttccccccatcataacgcgcaacccaaatggcgtttttttgtgataaaagtaatatttatcgaacaaaaataacatttgttgtgtaactgggagtctcgtgagtgggaacacccaaagattatcaaaggtaagcgattaatttgattgcttttcttactttcgtgaccaagctagccaagctaatataaggttaagctgttatagcattgaaagctacactcacaaaagcttggatttctttcgctgtaaaatatattttaaaaatctgacacgataggtggattaacaacaagctaagctgtgttttggtgtatttcacttgtgattgcatgattataaatatttgtagtaatattttttaatctgatacgtttggaaatttccatcttcctttcaggaccggaacgaggctgtagtttttttcatcataacgcgcaaaccaaatggcgttttctttgtgataaaagtaatatttatcgaacaaaaagaagatttgttgtgtaactgggagtctcgtaagtggaaacgtccgaagattatctaaggtaagcgattaattttattgcttttcacactttcgtgaccatgctaatttggggctagctgatgtagcattgaaagctacactcacaaaagcttggatttctttcgctgtaaaatatattttcaaaatctgacacgataagtggattaacaacaagctaagctgtgttttggtatatttcacttgtgattgcatgattataaatatttttagtaatatttatgcatttggcaccctgcaattctagcggttgtttaggaaagtgatcccgtattAGGGAtgcgtagcgcagagaagttaaagggTGGTATCGTGGGCTTTCTAACTACTTTATCTGTTTTGACCGTATGGGCAGACAGCCGCAGCCCCACACCGGGCCAGGCAGCTCAGTCAGAGAGCGCAAACCGCCGCACCAGTCAGGCCACACAAGGTCCCCAAATGAATGGTCCGGTGAGAGGGGCAGTCCGAATCACACACACCCGACTCAAGTCGCCCGCTCAGGTTGATTGGGCTGTGTTTACGCACATCCCAAAACAGACCCTGAGACAGTCGAGCTCGGCCAAGCAGAATCAGACGGAACGACTCCTCCCAATCAAGCCAGACACGTGGGTCCGTTCTAACGGTACGATCAGAACGAGTGCAAGCCCCCTCCGCTAAACGCCCGACACCAGCAAGGTTCACAGCCCCTACTCACTTAGTCCCTACACATGCACATATATGTTTACTTTTGACAACCCCCAAAATCACACATGCATGCaattcattgaattcaaaagttcttaGCATTTACTGGGTTTTTAGGAAATTTAAAGAGAGACCAACGTGACGCCCTTCTCGCTGAGACAGTATCTCTGAAGCAATTTATACAaacattcaactatgtaagaacaagcttaccttttAATAGTTGGGTGGCCACCCgtttgcaagattgtccaaagaaactgTCGCCAGCCCGGAACGTCACTCTCCGTGGTCCCTTGATCTCCTGGCCAAGCTCGCCACGTATGTGGTGGAAAATCGTCTTACAaatataacacttacaagaacttgtgaattcaataaaggcttttaacctctttgggctgcaggggcagtattgagtagcctggataaaagtgGGGGGGCCTTTGGCCAGGTGGGGCAGTGGTAGCCGACGGTGGTGGTCAGGTGGCTCTGAGGCCAGTTGTGGATGCAAGGGCTCTAGGCGTGGTAGGATGCCCCCTCCTGCAGCCTTGGCTGCCCTCATGTGTCGGTGGTTGACATGGGCCTGCAGGTCGCGCTGGGACAAGTAGGTGCGCTTGCAGCCCGGAACGATGCTGCACATGTAGAGGAGGCCCCGCAGGCACTGCTCGACCCGCTGGACCGGATCTGTGCAGCTGTATAGGGTGAGACTAATCTTAGGGGTTTAGTAAGGGAAGTGGAGCCAGCGACAACACACGCATTACATCAACACATGCTTTGAGAATTAACAGAGAGACTAGACTGTGCACTCACAATGTGAGGGAGATGGCTCACAACAGTTCATGACTAATTTAACTTGTACATTATAATCGAAGGCAAGGTTGGAGAGGCAATTTACCCTGGACACATCTTTTCCATCTTCTTCTCATGGAGCAGGGC comes from the Salvelinus namaycush isolate Seneca chromosome 21, SaNama_1.0, whole genome shotgun sequence genome and includes:
- the LOC120066745 gene encoding E3 ubiquitin-protein ligase Hakai-like isoform X2; its protein translation is MYQNDTDLQGTDGSGILGSPDVRRRIPIKLLSKQPVRSKAVNHSQRPLSRLPSKTQSNDEEGFGFKQEDRFERKSGDALGNQRRFSQPLFWDYKLNLVGEKDDTPVHFCEICGLPIKLYGRMIPCKHVFCYDCALLHEKKMEKMCPGCTDPVQRVEQCLRGLLYMCSIVPGCKRTYLSQRDLQAHVNHRHMRAAKAAGGGILPRLEPLHPQLASEPPDHHRRLPLPHLAKGPPTFIQATQYCPCSPKRLKAFIEFTSSCKCYICKTIFHHIRGELGQEIKGPRRVTFRAGDSFFGQSCKRVATQLLKGKLVLT
- the LOC120066745 gene encoding E3 ubiquitin-protein ligase Hakai-like isoform X1, encoding MYQNDTDLQGTDGSGILGSPDVRRRIPIKLLSKQPVRSKAVNHSQRPLSRLPSKTQSNDEEGFGFKQEDRFERKSGDALGNQRRFSQPLFWDYKLNLVGEKDDTPVHFCEICGLPIKLYGRMIPCKHVFCYDCALLHEKKMEKMCPGLTLYSCTDPVQRVEQCLRGLLYMCSIVPGCKRTYLSQRDLQAHVNHRHMRAAKAAGGGILPRLEPLHPQLASEPPDHHRRLPLPHLAKGPPTFIQATQYCPCSPKRLKAFIEFTSSCKCYICKTIFHHIRGELGQEIKGPRRVTFRAGDSFFGQSCKRVATQLLKGKLVLT